The sequence GATGCGCAGAGCGCCGTGCACCCGGTGCGTCCGGGCGGGATCCCGCTGTGGTTCGGCGGGCTCTCCGAGGATGCGGTGCGCGTGGGCGGCGCGCACGCGGATGTGTACGCGCTGTTCGGGGAGACGAAGGCGGAGGTGGCCGGCCGCACCGCGGTGATCCGCGAGGTCGCCGCTGCCGCCGGCAACGAGGATCTGCGGTTCTCGCTGTCCACCCGCCCGGTGGTGGCCGCGACGGAGGAGGAGGCCTGGGAGAAGGCCGATCGGTACCTCGAGCTCGCCCGCGCGCACAAGGAGGCCGGCGCCACGAACAATCCGCTGCGGCTGCGCCGCCACGCGCCCGGGGAGAAGAGCGCCGTCTCCGCGGATCGTCTGCAGCGCCTGGCCCGCGAGCGGGATGTGCACGATGAGCGGCTGTGGTTCGGGATCACCAAGGAGATGGGCCCGCAGGGCAACTCGAGCGGGCACGTGGGCACCGGCCAGCAGGTCGCCGATGCGCTGCTGGAGTACTGGGACTTCGGGGTGGAGAACTTCCTGATCCGCGGCTTCGATCAGCTCGGCGACGTGCAGGACTGGGGCGAGCTGCTGATCCCGAAGCTCCGCGCCGGGATCGCGGAGAAGCAGGCGGCGGCGTGGCAGGTGCTCGCCGGCGCCTGAGCTGCCTCGGCGGCGCCCGGTCCCGCTGGCGGGTTCGGCCCGCGGAGCGGCGGATGACATCCTGGTCCCTGGGAGTGCTCTGATGCCCTGCGGTCCGTTCCCGGCGGTCCGGGCGCCGACCGATGGGAGACGACGTGACACGACGCCGCTGGCTGCTGCTCGGCGCCGCCGCCCTGGTGACCGTGCTGGTGGTGGTCACCGGTGCGCTCTTCCTCGGCCCGCTCGGGCGGAACCTCTCGCCCTCGGCCGGCCCCTCGCCCAGCACGCCGCAGAAGACTGCTCCCCCGCCGTGGGAGTCCACGAACCTGCCCGGCTACGACCCGGATCCCGGCCCCTTCGAGCTCACCCCGCTCGAGGAGGCCACCGGGGATCCGGTCACCGTCTCGCTCAGCCTCGAGCCCGGGGCGGTGCGCACCGGCGGCACCGTGGGGCTGAGCTTCGACACCACCGAGCTCGCGAACCCGATGTGGGATTCGCCGGAATCGAACCTGACCCTCACCCTGCAGGAGCTGGACCGCCCGGTGCTGCGCTTCGGCGGCAACGGCGTGGACCGCCGCATGTGGTGGACCTCCGAGGAGGAGCCCGCCCCCGACTGGGCGGAGGCGACCGTGACCCCGGAGGACCTCGAACGCGTCGCGAACGTCGCGGAGGACGTCGACGCCGAGGTCACGCTGGTGCTGGACCTCGGCCATGACGACGCCGCCCGCGCCGCAGACATGGCCGCGCATGCGCAGGACGCCTTCGGCGACCGGCTGCTCGCCGTCACGATCGGCAACGAGCCCAACGGCTTCTTCCACGAGAACCAGCCGCAGCTGGCGGTGCGCGATGACTCCTGGGGGCCGGAGCCCTATCAGGCCGCCCTGGGGGAGTATTCCGAGGCGCTGCAGGAGACCGCACCGGGCATCCCGGTGGCGGGCCCCGGTGCCTATGACGCCACATGGTGGCGGGCGTTCGCGGAATCGGGCATCCCTGATCAGCGCGCCCTGTCGATGCACTGGTACCCGCTGTGGGACTGCGATGGCCCGGACGCCTCGACCGCGAATCCCACGATCGAGGACCTCACCTCCCCCGCGCTTCGCGAGCAGGCCCGCCACATCGTGGGCATGGGTGCCGAGACCGCCGAGGAGCACGACCTGCCGCTGTGGGTGGAGGAGACCGGCCCGACCTCCTGTCCCGGCACGAACGACGTCTCCGGCACCCACGCCCAGGCACTGTGGACCGTGGATTATGCGATGACGCTCTCCGAGCTCGGCGTGAAGCGGACCGCCTTTCACTCGACGCTGCAGTCCTGCGACGGCGGCGCACCCATGAGCCCGCTGTGCGCGACAGGACCGCACCAGGAGCCCGGGCAGATCGTGGAGGGCAAGGGCAGCTTCCTCGCGCTCATGATGCTGGGCCAGCTGCCTGAGGGGCAGGTACTCACTCCGGACGTGTCCGGCAGCGGCAGCGTGATGGTGCACGGCGTGCTCGGGGACGACGGCACCCTCGCCCTCCTCATCGTGGACCTCCGCGATCCCACCTCGGCGGCTCCGCTACCCGTGCAGCTCGGCCCGCCCTCGGGACTTCCCAACGGTGCACCGGAGGGCTGGCAGATCCGCTCAGCGAGCCAACTCGCCGGGAGCGATCTCGGCGACCTCCGCAGCACGCTCAGCGCGCCCTCAGAAGTAGCGGGCGAGCTGCCCGCAGCGCACCTCGAGGACAGCTCGTCGCTCCCAGTGACGAGTGACCCGGGTAAAGTCACGTTGCTGAAGCTGGAGCCCAGTTGACATTGAGCTGTCTGACACCGCCGCACCGAAAGACACGTGTGAAGGACTCAGTCCTCACAGACAGCAAATCGGCACAGTTTCAGCTTAGAACCCCAGCATCTACTTGTGCGCCTCGGCTGCCAAGCGACGCCAGAAAAACGACTGCCCAGGGAAAATCCGAACGTGGTCAAATTTCACGTCGCCAAAAATGCGCCTATACTCCCTCGCATAAATCTCGTCATACGCCATCACTTCGAGTTGCGATCGCTCACCGGCCTCCTTGCTGCGCGCCTCCTCCTCCGCGCGCGTCGTTCCGAAATTATAGTCGTCACGAACCACCACCGACACAGAGCCGCCAAGGCGACGAATCCGCTCAATCGCGACATCGTTCCGACGCACGGTGCGCGAGACAAACACGGTGACGTCAACTGCGTCGCGACTCAGCTCGGCCTCCACCTCGTCAAAGTACGCATCTGTGGCACTTGTGTCACCGAGGCGACCGCCCCAGAACACAGTTCGCGGACGCACATTCAAGTACTTGAGTACATTTACGCCGGAAGGGTCCGCACGGAAAAACCAATCCGCAACATTCTTAGAGCTTTCGCCCTTATCGAATGGATTGAAGCGCTCAACATTCCCATAGTAGCTGGGGGCACACGCACGAGACCTCGTGAGTTCGTGCTCCACAGCCTCAACTAGCTGCTCCGACGTCGTAACGACAATCCCCGGCAGCTCGTCGCTCTCAAGAGTCAGCCCTCGAGCGGTGGAGTACTCCGCATAATCATACAAATAATGCACGATGGGCCTGCCGGTCACCTGGAAGTCAAAGAAGATGCTGGAGTAGTCAGTGATGAGAACATCCGTCGCCGCCAATAATTCGTTTGTGTTCACATGGTCCGGCGGAACGATAACGCCCTCCAGGTTCGCTACATCCACATGCTTTAGCATCATGTGATGGCCCAGAAAGACCGTCGAACAATCAAGGTCTGCAAGACTAGCCAAGTCGTGACGAAGTCGCTCCCCATCGAACCCGTCACCCCGCCACGTGGGCGCATAGGTGACCACCGGCCTCTCCTCAGAGCAGCCGAGG comes from Brachybacterium faecium DSM 4810 and encodes:
- a CDS encoding flavin-dependent oxidoreductase, F420-dependent methylene-tetrahydromethanopterin reductase (PFAM: Luciferase-like monooxygenase) — translated: MAEILGMISSQRGSETDPVTGPAVDPGWIREFARAHEEAGFDRVLIGYSSASPDGFALASAVLQATERLGVLIAHRPGFVAPTVVARKLATLDQLTGGGRVAIHHISGGSDADQARDGDFSTKPERYRRTAEFMDLLRRSLDSHEPLDHSGEHYRVRDAQSAVHPVRPGGIPLWFGGLSEDAVRVGGAHADVYALFGETKAEVAGRTAVIREVAAAAGNEDLRFSLSTRPVVAATEEEAWEKADRYLELARAHKEAGATNNPLRLRRHAPGEKSAVSADRLQRLARERDVHDERLWFGITKEMGPQGNSSGHVGTGQQVADALLEYWDFGVENFLIRGFDQLGDVQDWGELLIPKLRAGIAEKQAAAWQVLAGA
- a CDS encoding glycosyl/glycerophosphate transferase, teichoic acid biosynthesis (PFAM: CDP-Glycerol:Poly(glycerophosphate) glycerophosphotransferase), yielding MDVADAHLAAARKAWGDRWTRAIGDRELRKQIFHEFQQEFPCHPDIVLYESMSGAKMMDSPFSLFLHEYGAPDKRRDARLHVWSVRSEETVPPEFLRAPGVLRVKRHTPEYMYYLARATRIVGNSTLPEYFVRRPEQYYLNTWHGIGYKTLGRTDANPLGAGLSVSNMLQSTHAISPCGFMTHVHMHGFAMRNTYVGQFAEAGYPRIDAILNTGREAKLALLQILGCSEERPVVTYAPTWRGDGFDGERLRHDLASLADLDCSTVFLGHHMMLKHVDVANLEGVIVPPDHVNTNELLAATDVLITDYSSIFFDFQVTGRPIVHYLYDYAEYSTARGLTLESDELPGIVVTTSEQLVEAVEHELTRSRACAPSYYGNVERFNPFDKGESSKNVADWFFRADPSGVNVLKYLNVRPRTVFWGGRLGDTSATDAYFDEVEAELSRDAVDVTVFVSRTVRRNDVAIERIRRLGGSVSVVVRDDYNFGTTRAEEEARSKEAGERSQLEVMAYDEIYAREYRRIFGDVKFDHVRIFPGQSFFWRRLAAEAHK